The Panicum virgatum strain AP13 chromosome 5K, P.virgatum_v5, whole genome shotgun sequence genome has a window encoding:
- the LOC120710592 gene encoding uncharacterized protein LOC120710592: MDSDDEFNQFVMDEIIDSSSSDDERKAIISGAAHLIVEDTLNHPGRIGSIEGHDVVDRERLLHHDLLYKDYFSDKPTFGPKIFRRRFRLKRHVFMRIMNAVEEHDEYFMQKRNAADTLGLSCLQKVVAAFRLLAYGVAADALDEYIRIGESTALEALRKFTIAVVEIFGQEYMRLPNEEDTTRLLAIGANRGFPGMLGSIDCMHWTWKNCPTAWHGMYRGHKKEPTIILEAVASKDLWIWHSFFGMSGSHNDINVLQRSIFARLAEGEGPQVNFNINGNDYSMGYYLADGIYPSWATFVKTILEPQGNKKKYFAKAQEACRKDVKRAFGVLQSRFAIVRGPARLWNEDSLGNIMRACIIMHNMIVEDERNEYTDEYDCDYDDMGVKVTVSHNEAPELEAFIQNYKNIKNKGTHTRLQADLIEHLWNYHPDLYSLD, translated from the exons ATGGATTCAGATGATGAATTCAATCAGTTTGTAATGGATGAAATCATTGATTCCTCATCTTCAGATGATGAGAGGAAAGCTATTATTTCTGGTGCCGCACACTTGATAGTTGAGGATACGCTTAATCATCCGGGTCGAATTGGTTCCATTGAGGGACATGACGTAGTGGATCGTGAAAGACTATTACACCATGATCTTCTTTATAAAGACTATTTCTCGGATAAACCTACTTTTGGACCAAAAATTTTTAGACGCAG GTTTCGGCTGAAACGACATGTATTCATGCGCATAATGAATGCTGTTGAGGAGCATGATGAATATTTTATGCAGAAGAGGAATGCGGCTGATACTCTAGGACTATCTTGTCTGCAGAAGGTTGTGGCAGCATTTCGGCTGCTAGCTTATGGCGTCGCGGCTGATGCTTTGGACGAGTACATTCGTATTGGTGAGAGTACCGCTTTAGAAGCTTTGAGAAAGTTTACCATCGCTGTCGTTGAAATTTTTGGACAAGAGTACATGAGATTGCCTAATGAAGAGGATACTACTAGATTACTGGCAATTGGAGCCAACAGAGGTTTCCCTGGTATGCTTGGGTCCATAGATTGTATGCACTGGACCTGGAAAAATTGTCCTACTGCATGGCACGGTATGTACCGTGGACATAAAAAGGAGCCAACAATTATACTTGAAGCAGTTGCTTCTAAAGATCTCTGGATATGGCATTCATTCTTTGGCATGTCTGGTTCACACAATGATATCAATGTGCTTCAAAGATCTATATTTGCAAGGCTTGCTGAGGGAGAAGGTCCACAAGTTAATTTCAATATCAATGGCAATGATTATTCTATGGGTTATTATCTAGCAGATGGTATATATCCATCGTGGGCCACTTTTGTGAAGACTATTCTAGAGCCTCAaggtaataaaaagaaatattttgcaAAGGCACAAGAAGCTTGTAGAAAGGATGTTAAACGGGCATTTGGGGTCCTACAATCTCGGTTTGCTATTGTTCGTGGGCCGGCTCGCTTGTGGAATGAAGACTCGCTAGGGAATATTATGAGGGCTTGCATCATAATGCATAACATGATTGTTGAAGATGAGAGAAATGAGTACACTGATGAATATGATTGCGACTACGACGACATGGGAGTAAAGGTGACAGTATCCCATAATGAAGCACCAGAACTAGAAGCTTTTATTCAGAATTACAAGAACATCAAGAATAAGGGAACCCACACTCGGCTTCAGGCAGATTTGATCGAGCACCTATGGAATTACCACCCAGATTTATACTCTCTTGATTAA
- the LOC120710593 gene encoding probable potassium transporter 3, which produces MWPTDPENGLSPKNTMGIDVYNPPPLHWTGLLVLAYQSCGVVYGDLSTSPLYVYKGTFSGSLHRFLGEEAVVFGVFSVVFWTVTLIPLLKYVFIVLSADDNGEGGTFALYSLLVRHAKFSLMPNQQAADEELSAYYRPGYSTEDTPMLRALRSFLERHRMSRTCLLVMVLFGASLVIGDGVLTPAMSVLSSFSGLQVHSSALTHVEVVLLSCAVLVGLFTLQHWGTRRVAFLFAPVVVLWLLLLAALGVYNIVVWNPRIVRALSPYYVVSFFQRTGKEGWISLGGVLLSMTGTEAMYADLGHFTAASIRVAFVGLIYPCLVLQYMGQAAFLSKSPNCNIHFIFFESIPRLIFWPVLVIATLAAIVGSQAVISATFSIVRQCTALGCFPRVKIVHTSNRIHGQIYSPEINWILMLVCLGVTVGFRDTTLIGHAYGMACAGVMVVTTLLMALVMVFVWQQGFLLAAMFLLAFGSVESVYLSAALIKVPQGGWLPLALSLVIVAVMYVWHYGTRRRHMFDVQNKVSLKWLHALGPSLGIVRVPGIGLIYSELATGVPAIFSHFVTNLPAFHQVLVFVCVKAVPIPHVRCYERHLIGRIGPREFRMYRCVVRHGYKDVPGDDNDFENDLVVRIAEFVHMEAACSSADAAPPRESDASVEGRMAVVSRPFDLSRTGLLMRAPLPNPEDSTVVRAATAATAATSTADSSKTETMQSLQTMYEAESPGFAIRRRIRFEIDDATSESMDPAVKEELSALVEAKHAGVAYIMGHSYIKARKSSSLLKKLAIDVAYTFLRKNCRGPAVALNIPHISLIEVGMIYYV; this is translated from the exons ATGTGGCCGACCGACCCCGAGAATGGCCTCTCGCCCAAGAACACCATGGGCATCGACGTCTACAACCCTCCACCG CTGCACTGGACGGGCCTCCTGGTGCTGGCGTACCAGAGCTGCGGCGTGGTGTACGGCGACCTGAGCACGTCGCCGCTGTACGTGTACAAGGGCACCTTCTCGGGGTCGCTGCACCGGTTCCTGGGCGAGGAGGCCGTCGTGTTCGGCGTCTTCTCCGTGGTGTTCTGGACCGTGACGCTGATCCCGCTGCTCAAGTACGTGTTCATCGTCCTCAGCGCCGACGACAACGGCGAGGGCGGCACGTTCGCGCTCTACTCGCTGCTGGTGCGGCACGCCAAGTTCAGCCTGATGCCCAACCAGCAGGCCGCCGACGAGGAGCTGTCGGCCTACTACCGGCCCGGGTACTCGACGGAGGACACGCCCATGCTCCGGGCGCTCCGGAGCTTCCTCGAGAGGCACCGTATGTCGCGCACGTGCCTGCTGGTCATGGTCCTCTTCGGCGCCTCGCTCGTCATCGGCGACGGCGTGCTCACGCCGGCCATGTCGGTGCTCTCGTCCTTCTCGGGCCTCCAGGTGCACTCGAGCGCGCTCACGCACGTCGAGGTGGTGCTGCTGTCGTGCGCCGTGCTGGTGGGCCTCTTCACGCTGCAGCACTGGGGCACGCGCCGGGTGGCCTTCCTCTTCGCGCCCGTCGTGGTGCTCTGGCTGCTCCTGCTCGCGGCGCTCGGCGTCTACAACATCGTGGTGTGGAACCCCAGGATCGTGCGCGCGCTCTCGCCCTACTACGTCGTCAGCTTCTTCCAGCGGACCGGAAAGGAAGGGTGGATCTCGCTCGGAGGGGTGCTGCTCTCAATGACAGGGACCGAAGCTATGTATGCAGATCTTGGGCACTTCACTGCTGCGTCCATCAGGGTGGCGTTCGTGGGCCTCATCTACCCCTGCCTGGTGCTGCAGTACATGGGGCAGGCGGCCTTCCTGTCCAAGTCGCCCAACTGCAACATCCACTTCATCTTCTTCGAGTCCATTCCAC gcCTCATCTTCTGGCCCGTGCTGGTGATCGCGACGCTCGCCGCCATCGTCGGCAGCCAGGCCGTGATCTCGGCCACCTTCTCCATCGTGCGCCAGTGCACCGCACTGGGCTGCTTCCCGCGCGTCAAGATCGTGCACACCTCCAACCGCATCCACGGGCAGATCTACAGCCCCGAGATCAACTGGATCCTCATGCTCGTCTGCCTCGGCGTCACCGTCGGCTTCCGCGACACCACCCTCATCGGCCACGCCTACGGCATGGCCTGCGCGGGCGTCATGGTGGTCACCACGCTCCTCATGGCGCTCGTCATGGTCTTCGTCTGGCAGCAGGGCTTCCTCCTGGCCGCCATGTTCCTGCTCGCCTTCGGCTCCGTCGAGTCCGTCTACCTCTCCGCCGCGCTCATCAAGGTGCCGCAGGGCGGCTGGCTGCCGCTCGCGCTCTCGCTCGTCATCGTCGCCGTCATGTACGTCTGGCACTACGGCACCCGCCGCAGGCACATGTTCGACGTCCAGAACAAGGTCTCGCTCAAGTGGCTGCACGCGCTCGGCCCCAGCCTCGGCATCGTCCGCGTCCCGGGCATCGGCCTCATCTACTCGGAGCTCGCCACCGGCGTGCCGGCCATCTTCTCGCACTTCGTCACCAACCTGCCGGCGTTCCACCAGGTGCTTGTCTTCGTCTGCGTCAAGGCCGTGCCCATCCCGCACGTCCGCTGCTACGAGCGCCACCTCATCGGCCGCATCGGCCCGCGCGAGTTCCGCATGTACCGCTGCGTCGTCCGCCACGGCTACAAGGACGTCCCCGGCGACGACAACGACTTCGAGAACGACCTCGTCGTCCGCATCGCCGAGTTCGTGCACATGGAGGCCGCCTGCAGCAGCGccgacgccgccccgccgcgcgagaGCGACGCCTCCGTCGAGGGCCGCATGGCCGTCGTCAGCCGCCCCTTCGACCTGTCCCGGACGGGCCTGCTCATGAGGGCGCCGCTCCCCAACCCGGAGGACAGCACCGTCGTGCGCGCggccacggccgccaccgccgccacgtccACCGCGGACAGCAGCAAGACGGAGACGATGCAGTCGCTGCAGACCATGTACGAGGCCGAGTCGCCGGGGTTCGCCATCCGGCGGCGCATCCGGTTCGAGATCGACGACGCCACCAGCGAGAGCATGGACCCGGCGGTGAAGGAGGAGCTGAGCGCGCTCGTCGAGGCCAAGCACGCCGGCGTGGCCTACATCATGGGCCACTCGTACATCAAGGCGAGGAAGAGCTCGTCGCTGCTCAAGAAGCTGGCCATCGACGTCGCCTACACCTTCCTGCGCAAGAACTGCAGAGGACCCGCCGTGGCGCTCAACATTCCGCACATCAGCCTCATCGAAGTTGGCATGATCTACTACGTCTAG
- the LOC120706922 gene encoding cullin-1-like — MTRNREPVPLEVGWKQMEAGTKKLERILDDEPGVAFKSDEYMKLYTTIYDMCTQKAPHDYTSELYDRYKMVLDKYITDTVLPSLREKHGEFLLRELVLRWKNHRIMVKWLSRFFNYLDRYYIPRRSIVGLKAVGQSCFETLVYDELKATVTSIVIAMIDEDREGQIIDRTLIKNVLDTYIELGQDLTTEHQPTRPDSGSKLYSEDFQDAFRQGTVDYYSKKAQTWIVEDTCPEYMLKAEECLQKEKERVAHYLHSSTEPTLMEAAQGELLAKLIDQILKKENSGCKVLLCDEKVEDLSRMFRLFSRIKDGLPPVSKIFQEHVNKVGMSLVKQAVDAATSKKNEKKDVVSALELDYVRKIIDLHDKYMAYVLNCFQNHTLFHKALKEAFEVVCNKDVAGCTSAELFASYCDNILRKGGIEKLSDEAIEENLDKVVKLLTYISDKDLFIEFHRKKLGRRLLFDKSGNDEQERSLLSKLKQHFGGQFTSKMEGMLNDICAAKENQAKYDEYISTNPELHPSVDLSVQVLTTGYWPTYKSSDINLPSEMVKCVEGFKEFYQSFKKHRKLNWIFSLGSCHIVGKFDVKPIELILTTYQGALLLLFNEAEKLSFSEIATQLNLSEDDTARVLHSLSCGKYKILNKEPCSRTISPNDIFEFNHKFTDKMRRIKVQLPPSDEKKKVIDDVNKDRRFAIDASLVRIMKSRKIMTHQNLVAECVEQLSRMFKPDIKMIKRRIEDLITREYLERDVDAANSYRYLA, encoded by the exons ATGACGCGAAACCGCGAGCCGGTCCCGCTCGAGGTGGGGTGGAAACAAATGGAAGCCGGCACCAAAAAGCTAGAGCGCATCCTCGACGACGAGCCCGGCGTTGCCTTCAAGTCCGATGAGTACATGAAGCTCTACAC GACGATATACGACATGTGCACGCAGAAGGCGCCGCACGACTACACGTCGGAGCTCTACGATAGGTACAAGATGGTCTTGGACAAGTACATCACCGACACC GTGTTGCCCTCCCTGAGGGAGAAGCACGGCGAGTTCCTGCTTAGGGAACTGGTGCTCAGGTGGAAAAACCATAGGATAATGGTCAAGTGGCTGAGCAGGTTCTTCAACTACCTTGACCGCTACTACATTCCACGAAGGTCAATTGTGGGGCTCAAAGCAGTTGGCCAGAGTTGCTTCGAAACTCTG GTCTACGACGAACTCAAAGCAACAGTGACATCGATTGTGATTGCCATG ATCGACGAGGATAGGGAGGGCCAGATTATAGACCGTACCCTTATCAAGAATGTTCTTGatacctatattgaacttggcCAGGATCTAACAACAGAACATCAACCCACCAGGCCTGATTCCGGGTCAAAGCTTTACAGCGAGGACTTTCAAGATGCATTTCGTCAGGGTACAGTAGATTATTATTCTAAGAAGGCCCAAACCTGGATCGTGGAGGATACTTGCCCTGAGTACATGCTTAAG GCTGAGGAGTGCTTACAAAAAGAGAAGGAACGAGTTGCACattatttacattcatctactGAACCGACACTAATGGAG GCTGCACAAGGAGAATTGCTAGCTAAGCTCATCGACCAAATCCTTAAGAAGGAGAATTCTGGCTGCAAAGTTTTACTTTGTGATGAAAAG GTTGAAGATTTGTCAAGGATGTTTAGGCTATTCTCTAGGATTAAAGATGGTCTGCCTCCAGTATCTAAAATATTCCAGGAG CATGTCAACAAAGTAGGCATGTCATTGGTGAAACAAGCTGTAGATGCTGCCACCAGCAAGAAG AACGAGAAAAAGGATGTAGTGAGTGCGCTGGAGCTG GATTATGTGCGGAAAATCATAGATCTCCATGACAAATACATGGCATACGTCCTCAATTGTTTCCAGAACCATACACTATTTCACAAG GCACTTAAGGAGGCCTTTGAAGTTGTTTGTAATAAAGATGTTGCTGGCTGCACTAGTGCCGAATTGTTTGCATCGTATTGCGACAATATTCTTCGAAAAGGCGGAATCGAAAAACTTAGTGATGAAGCAATTGAAGAGAACCTTGATAAG GTTGTGAAGCTTCTGACATACATCAGTGATAAGGACCTATTTATTGAGTTTCATAG GAAGAAGCTAGGGAGGAGATTGCTTTTTGATAAGAGTGGCAATGATGAACAAGAGAGAAGCTTACTTTCCAAGCTAAAGCAGCATTTTGGAGGGCAGTTTACTTCAAAAATGGAGGGCATGCTAAATGATATTTGTGCTGCAAAAGAAAATCAAGCAAAATATGATGAGTACATCAGCACGAACCCGGAGTTGCATCCTTCGGTAGATCTGAGTGTTCAGGTTTTGACGACAGGATATTGGCCAACATACAAAAGCAGTGATATAAATCTTCCTTCAGAGATG GTTAAATGTGTAGAGGGGTTCAAGGAGTTTtatcaatcattcaagaaacaCAGAAAGCTTAACTGGATTTTTTCCTTGGGAAGTTGCCACATCGTTGGGAAGTTCGATGTGAAACCCATTGAGCTCATTCTTACAACTTATCAG GGGGCACTACTCTTGCTATTCAACGAAGCTGAGAAACTAAGTTTCTCTGAGATTGCGACACAACTAAATCTTTCCGAAGATGATACTGCACGTGTGCTCCATTCTCTCTCATGTGGGAAGTACAAGATTCTCAACAAAGAGCCATGTAGCAGAACAATCTCCCCAAATGACATCTTTGAgttcaaccacaagtttactGATAAGATGCGGAGGATAAAG gtGCAACTTCCTCCATCCGACGAGAAGAAAAAGGTCATTGATGATGTCAACAAGGACAGGAGGTTTGCAATTGACGCATCCCTGGTGCGTATCATGAAGAGCCGCAAGATCATGACCCATCAGAATCTGGTTGCGGAGTGTGTGGAACAGCTCAGCCGCATGTTCAAG CCTGACATCAAAATGATCAAGAGAAGGATTGAGGACCTTATCACGAGAGAATACCTGGAGCGCGATGTAGATGCGGCCAACTCGTACCGATACTTGGCTTGA